ATTACATGCCTTAGAAGTGGTCTACACTTGAAATTGAATCAGAGTTTCTCTTGGGTTAAGTCAGATAATTTGTTAATCTCCTGCACCAGCTTTTCCTACAGCTGTTGGTATTTCCCCAAAATAGCCACAACAATTTACTTCATAAAGCACACAGTGATACAGCCTCATCAAAATGACACAGTCTGTAAGTTTACATGTTGATATGATTATTTGCACTGTACTTTGTGACTTTGGCCTGATAGTATTAGATGTACGATCCACTCAGACTTCCATTAGGCCATGATGGAAGCTTAACAGACACACCAAAGGCCACTTGTTTTGTGTGTCAATTCTAGCCAAATACACAAagtataataaatgtatgtaacaaaCATTGGTTAAAACCAAGTGCATTGTGCTTATTTttagcaaataaatgaatctacCTTGAAGCTATTAATAAAGTGTTTGTCATTAGTGTATCTTTGTGGCTGGGATGTTTCTCTTTATTCTTTGCCTTCCCTGTACCTTAGAGGCATATGTGCTCCATTAATATCTGCATTGGTAAAGTTGGTCCGCCAATAATGCAAATCAAACCATATAAAAACGACTGAAAGTGAATGGACATGGATATGAAAGGCAACGACATCACACTATGTAAATAGAAGTAAGCCACTTCAAATAACGCTAGAATTTTATGAattgatatgtacatgcagattaCAGTTGGAAATTCGTGATATTTACATATGGTAAATGTACCCACAAGACCAGCAATCTCGACTTAGAACACAACTGCTAGTCGTACCtgacacttattttttttttttttttttttttgatattataCTCTAGGGGGCTTAAAGTTCCATTTAGTGTAATATGCTTGACTTAAGGGGGGACAAGAGTGATAATTTCAAACCTTTGTTCTAGTTTTATGATTGGATTTTTCCAATACACTTCAACCTCATTTTCTTGGTCATAATTGTTATtgtgtaaatacatattttttttacttatggacttcattaaaataaatttacagtagttttgttgtaaatgtcactacaaaataaatttgtatatttacaaatgtataacaATAGCCAGAATACGAAACAGTATGAAGATTTTGACTTTTTCTCTTTCtgcttttgtctttttttgttgggTCCAGTGGAGACCACACATATGGGGCTGTGATGAATGATTGTTTGCCACCTGGATGGACCCGTAAGGTCACACAGCGTGCAAGTGGAAAATCTGCAGGCAAATATGAtgtttacatatacaggtaGGAAGAACTGAAATATCTGAGCTGCACAAGGTTCAGTTGAAGACATAATCTTGTCTCCTGTAATAATGTAGCATCTTGCAGTAGGAAAAAGAGGAAACTGCCCCcaaatttggaaaaatacatttacaagtactttgaaaaaaaatcaacccaGGTATGCATTATTTGTTGCATGAAACAAGTTTGGTGTAGTTTAGCAGGTCTAATTGCCTGTGTTTCAGGTGAAGACTATTTGGAATCAAAGTCTCTATTCTCTTTGCAGATTTACGTGCACCTGTTaagacttgaaaaaaaaaaaatgctattttAAGGTAATTTCATTGCCAGTTTTCCAGAAGGTTCTGATAGCTGCTTAATCTAATTcggcattttttgttttatgttacaGTCCTGACGGTAGGAAATTTCGCTCTCGACGGGATTTGGAGAGTTATAAATTGGAAATGGGCCTGGACCTGAACATCAGTGACTTTAATTTCTCTGTGCGTGGCACAGTTAGCCCAGCAGCAAAGGCCTCTACAAGTAACTCTCCAGGTTCAAAGACTGCTAAAACCTCTGCAAAAAAAGGTGCCTCCTCAGAGAAGACTAAGACCTCGGGAAGTAAGACAAAAAAGTCTTCTTCAAAAGACAGGACAGGGAAGAATGTTGCGCGGAACTTAGTTGTTAAAATGGCTTTTCCTACTCCTTCAAAGCGAAAAAGTGCTAGACAAAATAAGATGGCCAATAAGGGCAAGATGAGACGAAGTAATTCTGTAAGTGCTGTGCTCTTGTCTGACACAAAGACTGGACCTGGTAGAAAGGCTGTAGGAAAAACAGATGCAACAACTCTACAGAGGTCCAAGTCATTGGAACTTGGTAAGACTGGCCAAAGTCCCAAGAGCCCAACGCAAAAAGAAGCTACATTGGTGATGAGGAGTTGTAAATTATCGCCAAAGGAAACTAGCCCCAATGAGAAAAATAATAACGATACCAGCTGGAAATCTTCCCCGGCTATAGGTCACAGACTGGGGAAAAGGAAAGGCTCCCAATGTAGTCCCACTGCTGAACAGGCCCCACAGGAATCCCCGGGTAAAGTCAGAAGGAAAATGTCAGCAAACACACCTGATGAACTACCCAGGAGTCGCCGTTTGAGTGCTCAGGAACCAAATCGACCTATCAAAGGTGAGGAGATTGTGCTGTCCAAAACCACACATGACAAATTGAGCTGAGCTTCGTAAATATGATCCGTTTCTGTTGGCAGTCTCCTAGATATTTTTGAATGTATCAGAAACGTGTATTTTTTGGGGTCTTTGGAGTAATTGACTACGGCATCTTTCAGGGGAGTTCAGTCTGTTGTCTAACGTTTCTAGAAACAAGCACACATGTAATTCAATAATGAGTACTGAATAAAGTATCTTACGTGTATAGTTACATCaggtatttaaaaaacaaaaattttgttcCTGTTAATAGATGTTTATCGTGCCTATAGGGATAGTGCGTGTGCATTTGCCTGAAATCTAAAGACATCTAAATTTACAAGAGAAACAAAAAGCGTGATTTTCTTGTACATTGCATGTGCTCATATGATAGTCCATGGCTGCTCATCCCTCCACCTCAGTAGTTGGGTAGTATAGATATACATTACATTTCAGACAAGCACAATTAACCAGTCCTATCTGAAGTCTATGACTCAAATGGTTTCTTTTAGGGATGTACGTTTTCTTTTGAAGGAAGTGGGGGGTTTCATTGGAACAGTTGAGTTAAAAACATTTCCTTGCTAATCAGTAAAAAAACTACATTCTTAGTATGGGCTAGCTGTTAGATACAATATAATATGTTCAAAATAGAAAATACATCTTCTTGTATTATTGTAGTTTATTTCATATACTGATCAAAGTGAAGGTCATTTTCTACGAGTGTAGATTTTTTCCGCTTGTGGTTGTAAATATGTTCTACAGGTTGGGCGAAAAAGTTGATATATGTGTCCGAATGCAACATGCTTGAtgcatgtgtaaaatgtgtcagtttttgTAAGAGTAACTCTATGAGCTGTGAGTAAGAGAAtgttttgacaaaatgtattGCAGAAGATAGGTAGGTTTTCATATCCTGTTTTACATCATGTTGAGATACAGATAAGTTGATACTTTGATATTTTTACCCAGGGTCCAAGCATTTGTGTGGTATACtgaatattttatgaattatatataatatCCATGTACACTGCATCAAAAAAGATGCTGTTAAAAATGTATGGCTTGTTATaatgtatattaattatatttttgaataatgaatgaataaaatctggATAAAGCAATAATATAACATGTGCACCGTGCGAACTATGATGTTGGCAAAACAAAGTCTATTTATTTCCTATGCATTTCAGTGacagttttatttaataaagatgttcaattttttttataaagctGTACATTTTTTGTTGGGATAATGTGATTACTCTGCCACATTATGTAGGTGGTATGTAGAATATAGGTACGATTCTGATGACAGAGACTGGCAGATAGAAGTCCAGGTGGGTCTAGACAGGGTCTGGTTTTGTGGAGCATGTGCTGCTCCCTGTTAAGAAATGGTACCTGTAATGTGCCAAGACTCatcctcaacatacagactatCCTCAGGAGCAGCCCAAGGACCTTTAAGCATTTCATCAGCCCTTACACGGAAAggatttaaatttcaaattacaGTGACAAAAACAAGCCTACAACCCTTGGTGCCTAACCCAACTGTAGCAACAGGTGATTTGCCTTTGACTAGTGGGGTTTTGAACTCAAACTTCTTTCAATTATTCATTACCCAACTTGAACAGTCCTTCTAGACTGGAATTAAATGTTAGAATGGTAAAAGCATGCAAAAACAAATATTAGAGTCAAAATATGTCTGGGTGTACTTGAGTAGCTTGAAGTATCTGTACGCTGTTGAGATGATGTAAACATGGGAGAGATAagcaaaatgtttgtaaaatactAATTCTATGGGTGAAAACCAGCGTGTTTATGTACGTCCCACAACACCTTTATCATAAAAACAGACATCTAATCATGACCACATTATGCATGGTAACATAACAGCCGACGAGACGGAGCACTCAACAAGGAAATTGTTAAAGCAGTTGGGATGGTAACCCTAAAAACTAAGCCGAATGGTCCCCTGCAATTGAAGCTGCAAGTTTAAACCGAGTTTTCCGCGGATTTGTTGCAGGTAACATTTTGAGG
Above is a window of Liolophura sinensis isolate JHLJ2023 chromosome 7, CUHK_Ljap_v2, whole genome shotgun sequence DNA encoding:
- the LOC135471307 gene encoding LOW QUALITY PROTEIN: methyl-CpG-binding domain protein 4-like (The sequence of the model RefSeq protein was modified relative to this genomic sequence to represent the inferred CDS: deleted 1 base in 1 codon) yields the protein MAGVEKVSSGDHTYGAVMNDCLPPGWTRKVTQRASGKSAGKYDVYIYSPDGRKFRSRRDLESYKLEMGLDLNISDFNFSVRGTVSPAAKASTSNSPGSKTAKTSAKKGASSEKTKTSGSKTKKSSSKDRTGKNVARNLVVKMAFPTPSKRKSARQNKMANKGKMRRSNSVSAVLLSDTKTGPGRKAVGKTDATTLQRSKSLELGKTGQSPKSPTQKEATLVMRSCKLSPKETSPNEKNNNDTSWKSSPAIGHRLGKRKGSQCSPTAEQAPQESPGKVRRKMSANTPDELPRSRRLSAQEPNRPIKGSRVPRRPSTSRIRHDVGKTREIRFQKSTYFRKTAKLGATETEEDLAPPKSPYNLVQESLFMILGKLLVATVFLNKTTGKAALPILWDFFKKWPTAEATRKANWQEIADLIQPLGLQQKRAKMLIRFSDDFLTKDWRYPIELHGIGKYGNDSYRIFCINEWKHVKPSDHKLNLYHAWLWQNHRALGIG